The following coding sequences lie in one Arachis hypogaea cultivar Tifrunner chromosome 4, arahy.Tifrunner.gnm2.J5K5, whole genome shotgun sequence genomic window:
- the LOC112796648 gene encoding cyclin-T1-3 isoform X1, translated as MAGLVSGELSHHGAPDGNSSKSSKDTQEETLGRWYMSRKEIEENSPSRKDGVDLKKETYLRKSYCTFLQDLGMRLKVPQVTIATAIIFCHRFFLRQSHAKNDRRTIATVCMFLAGKVEETPRPLKDVILVSYEIIHKKDPAAAQRIKQKVFYYCRCIDQFIPMHKILSHTAILFTDVYEQQKELILLGERVVLATLAFDLNVQHPYKPLVEAIKKFNVAKNALAQVAWNFVNDGLRTSLCLQFKPHHIAAGAIFLAAKFLKVKLPSDGEKVWWQEFDVTPRQLEEVSNQMLELYEQNRIPPSQGSEVEGSGGGATRSATKAPGLNEEQASKHTSSHPAPHHSSAENHVVAPRGTENQSNDGSAEMGSDITDHKADLEIRESRNSEQFPLKDNKREVTNRSKYGTERIVSGDQDRIVGTKEASEVGRRDDLGSHKYSSVGRNMELREGPVGHSPKEAMKMIDTDKVKAALEKRRKERGEMTLKKDVMDEDDLIERELEDGVELAVEDEKNKRERRRNWSKLDEADHGDHEETGDGKHTSMKGQLQKDMDADNAEEGEMLDDASSLSNNRKRKMGSPPPGRQPEMKKRGTSGLSEDGNVKGRVGYDYEE; from the exons ATGGCAGGACTTGTCTCTGGGGAACTGTCACATCATGGAGCACCTGATGGCAACTCTTCTAAAAGTTCTAAGGACACCCAGGAAGAAACACTGGGTCGCTGGTATATGTCCAGgaaagaaatagaggagaattccCCGTCAAGAAAAGATGGAGTTGACTTGAAGAAAGAGACATATCTGCGCAAGTCATACTGTACATTCTTACAGGATTTAGGCATGAGACTTAAAGT GCCTCAGGTTACTATAGCTACAGCGATAATATTTTGTCATCGGTTCTTTCTTCGACAATCTCATGCAAAGAACGACAGAAGG ACCATTGCAACTGTCTGTATGTTCCTTGCTGGGAAGGTTGAAGAGACTCCTCGTCCATTGAAGGATGTTATTCTTGTTTCTTACGAGATCATTCACAAAAAGGATCCTGCAGCTGCACAAAGGATAAAACAGAAGGTGTTCTATTACTGCCGGTGCATTGACCAGTTCATTCCCATGCACAAAATTCTTTCACATACAGCCATTCTTTTCACT GATGTATATGAGCAGCAGAAAGAACTAATTTTACTTGGAGAGAGGGTTGTACTGGCCACTTTAGCATTTGACCTGAATGTTCAACACCCCTATAAGCCCCTTGTCGAGGCTATAAAGAAGTTCAATGTTGCAAAGAATGCCCTTGCACAAGTTGCATGGAACTTTGTTAATGATGG GCTGAGGACATCGCTCTGCCTGCAATTTAAGCCACATCATATTGCAGCAGGTGCCATTTTCCTTGCTGCCAAGTTCCTGAAAGTGAAGCTTCCATCAGATGGGGAGAAGGTTTGGTGGCAAGAGTTTGATGTCACCCCACGTCAACTAGAGG AAGTTAGCAATCAAATGTTGGAACTCTATGAGCAGAATAGAATACCACCATCTCAAGGAAGTGAAGTAGAAGGAAGTGGTGGAGGGGCAACGAGATCTGCTACAAAAGCTCCTGGTTTGAATGAGGAGCAGGCCTCAAAACATACATCCTCACATCCAGCTCCGCATCACTCATCTGCAGAAAATCATGTGGTAGCACCTAGGGGAACAGAAAACCAAAGCAATGATGGGAGTGCAGAAATGGGCAGTGACATTACTGACCACAAGGCTGACCTGGAAATAAGAGAGTCCCGGAACTCTGAACAGTTTCCTCTGAAAGATAACAAGAGAGAAGTAACAAATAGATCTAAATATGGGACCGAACGCATAGTTTCAGGAGACCAGGATAGAATTGTTGGGACAAAGGAGGCTTCAGAAGTAGGAAGGAGGGATGATCTGGGTTCGCATAAGTATAGCAGTGTCGGTCGAAATATGGAGCTTCGTGAAGGTCCTGTTGGTCACTCACCCAAAGAAGCAATGAAGATGATTGACACAGACAAAGTGAAGGCTGCACTGGAAAAAAGGAGGAAGGAGCGAGGGGAAATGACCTTAAAGAAAGATGTCATGGATGAGGATGATCTCATTGAGAGGGAGCTCGAAGATGGCGTTGAATTAGCAGTTGAGGACGAGAAAAACAAGCGCGAGAGAAGACGGAACTGGTCTAAACTGGACGAGGCAGATCACGGTGACCATGAGGAAACCGGAGATGGTAAACACACAAGCATGAAGGGACAATTACAGAAAGACATGGATGCAGACAATGCAGAAGAGGGGGAGATGTTAGATGATGCTTCATCCCTGTCTAACAATCGCAAGAGAAAGATGGGAAGTCCTCCTCCGGGTAGGCAACCGGAGATGAAAAAGCGGGGTACTTCCGGTCTCTCTGAGGATGGAAATGTGAAAGGTAGAGTTGGCTATGACTATGAGGAATGA
- the LOC112796648 gene encoding cyclin-T1-3 isoform X2 has product MAGLVSGELSHHGAPDGNSSKSSKDTQEETLGRWYMSRKEIEENSPSRKDGVDLKKETYLRKSYCTFLQDLGMRLKVPQVTIATAIIFCHRFFLRQSHAKNDRRTIATVCMFLAGKVEETPRPLKDVILVSYEIIHKKDPAAAQRIKQKDVYEQQKELILLGERVVLATLAFDLNVQHPYKPLVEAIKKFNVAKNALAQVAWNFVNDGLRTSLCLQFKPHHIAAGAIFLAAKFLKVKLPSDGEKVWWQEFDVTPRQLEEVSNQMLELYEQNRIPPSQGSEVEGSGGGATRSATKAPGLNEEQASKHTSSHPAPHHSSAENHVVAPRGTENQSNDGSAEMGSDITDHKADLEIRESRNSEQFPLKDNKREVTNRSKYGTERIVSGDQDRIVGTKEASEVGRRDDLGSHKYSSVGRNMELREGPVGHSPKEAMKMIDTDKVKAALEKRRKERGEMTLKKDVMDEDDLIERELEDGVELAVEDEKNKRERRRNWSKLDEADHGDHEETGDGKHTSMKGQLQKDMDADNAEEGEMLDDASSLSNNRKRKMGSPPPGRQPEMKKRGTSGLSEDGNVKGRVGYDYEE; this is encoded by the exons ATGGCAGGACTTGTCTCTGGGGAACTGTCACATCATGGAGCACCTGATGGCAACTCTTCTAAAAGTTCTAAGGACACCCAGGAAGAAACACTGGGTCGCTGGTATATGTCCAGgaaagaaatagaggagaattccCCGTCAAGAAAAGATGGAGTTGACTTGAAGAAAGAGACATATCTGCGCAAGTCATACTGTACATTCTTACAGGATTTAGGCATGAGACTTAAAGT GCCTCAGGTTACTATAGCTACAGCGATAATATTTTGTCATCGGTTCTTTCTTCGACAATCTCATGCAAAGAACGACAGAAGG ACCATTGCAACTGTCTGTATGTTCCTTGCTGGGAAGGTTGAAGAGACTCCTCGTCCATTGAAGGATGTTATTCTTGTTTCTTACGAGATCATTCACAAAAAGGATCCTGCAGCTGCACAAAGGATAAAACAGAAG GATGTATATGAGCAGCAGAAAGAACTAATTTTACTTGGAGAGAGGGTTGTACTGGCCACTTTAGCATTTGACCTGAATGTTCAACACCCCTATAAGCCCCTTGTCGAGGCTATAAAGAAGTTCAATGTTGCAAAGAATGCCCTTGCACAAGTTGCATGGAACTTTGTTAATGATGG GCTGAGGACATCGCTCTGCCTGCAATTTAAGCCACATCATATTGCAGCAGGTGCCATTTTCCTTGCTGCCAAGTTCCTGAAAGTGAAGCTTCCATCAGATGGGGAGAAGGTTTGGTGGCAAGAGTTTGATGTCACCCCACGTCAACTAGAGG AAGTTAGCAATCAAATGTTGGAACTCTATGAGCAGAATAGAATACCACCATCTCAAGGAAGTGAAGTAGAAGGAAGTGGTGGAGGGGCAACGAGATCTGCTACAAAAGCTCCTGGTTTGAATGAGGAGCAGGCCTCAAAACATACATCCTCACATCCAGCTCCGCATCACTCATCTGCAGAAAATCATGTGGTAGCACCTAGGGGAACAGAAAACCAAAGCAATGATGGGAGTGCAGAAATGGGCAGTGACATTACTGACCACAAGGCTGACCTGGAAATAAGAGAGTCCCGGAACTCTGAACAGTTTCCTCTGAAAGATAACAAGAGAGAAGTAACAAATAGATCTAAATATGGGACCGAACGCATAGTTTCAGGAGACCAGGATAGAATTGTTGGGACAAAGGAGGCTTCAGAAGTAGGAAGGAGGGATGATCTGGGTTCGCATAAGTATAGCAGTGTCGGTCGAAATATGGAGCTTCGTGAAGGTCCTGTTGGTCACTCACCCAAAGAAGCAATGAAGATGATTGACACAGACAAAGTGAAGGCTGCACTGGAAAAAAGGAGGAAGGAGCGAGGGGAAATGACCTTAAAGAAAGATGTCATGGATGAGGATGATCTCATTGAGAGGGAGCTCGAAGATGGCGTTGAATTAGCAGTTGAGGACGAGAAAAACAAGCGCGAGAGAAGACGGAACTGGTCTAAACTGGACGAGGCAGATCACGGTGACCATGAGGAAACCGGAGATGGTAAACACACAAGCATGAAGGGACAATTACAGAAAGACATGGATGCAGACAATGCAGAAGAGGGGGAGATGTTAGATGATGCTTCATCCCTGTCTAACAATCGCAAGAGAAAGATGGGAAGTCCTCCTCCGGGTAGGCAACCGGAGATGAAAAAGCGGGGTACTTCCGGTCTCTCTGAGGATGGAAATGTGAAAGGTAGAGTTGGCTATGACTATGAGGAATGA
- the LOC140184102 gene encoding uncharacterized protein, with translation MEKFNNACLEIQDLPMEVVIMDLVNGIQEGPFSQSISKRHPTSLSDVQEKAEKYINMEENARLREPHWRPGHSHSSKEKEREPKKKEKVSLERLRRYHSYTPLRVSLVDVYKEICHTERLPPPRPIKNKKGRGGVVATTLVREGRLDIYLIERSDHHGKRKRDDEDRRDPPPQTPERHVHIISGGFGGGGLIKSSRKRHLKEVYQVGSEASDLPTLSFTKEDGQDIIHGHDDLVVITMILANTHLHRTLVDQGSSADILFKPAFDKLGLDEKELRAYPDILYGMEDTPIKPLGFIPLHTSFGKGAKSKTLSIDFIVVDVGSAYNALIGRTTLNRLRVVVSTPFFA, from the exons ATGGAAAAGTTCAACAATGCGtgcttggagattcaagacctgcccatgGAGGTAGTGATTATGGACCTAGTAAATGGAATTCAAGAAGGTCCATTCTCCCAGTCCATCTCGAAAAGGCACCCGACCTCCCTGAGCGATGTACAAGAGAAagctgagaagtacatcaacatggaggaaaatgccaggCTACGAGAGCCACATTGGCGACCTGGGCACTCTCACTcatcaaaagagaaagagagagagcctaagaaaaaagagaaagtcaGTCTTGAAAGGCTTAGGAGAtaccactcttatactcctctacgaGTTTCCCTAGTTGATGTCTACAAAGAAATTTGTCATACTGAAAGACTACCTCCCCCTAGgcccatcaaaaataaaaaggggagagGGGGAGTCGtggcgactact cTGGTCAGAGAAGGTCGGCTGGACATATATCTCATTGAAAGGTCGGATCATCACGGCAAGAGAAAACGAGATGACGAGGACCGAAGAGATCCACCACCACAAACCCCGGAAAGACATGTACACATAATCTCAGGGGGATTTGGTGGAGGCGGCCTTATAAAGTCATCTCGCAAGAGGCACTTGAAAGAAGTCTACCAGGTCGGAAGCGAGGCTTCTGACCTCCCAACTCTCTCTTTTactaaagaagatgggcaagaCATCATTCATGGACATGATGATCTAGTTGTGATAACCATGATCCTTGCAAATACCCACCTTCACAGAACCCTGGTGGATCAGGGAAGCTCGGCCGACATCCTGTTCAAACCAGCATTTGACAAGCTGGGATTAGATGAAAAGGAGTTAAGAGCTTATCCTGATATCCTGTATGGGATGGAGGACACaccaataaagccactaggattcATTCCCCTACACACAAGTTTTGGAAAGGGGgcaaaatccaaaactctgagcatcgACTTCATAGTCGTCGATGTGGGATCAGCCTATAACGCTCTAATAGGCAGGACAACCCTAAACCGGCTCAGAGTAGTGGTGTCTACCCCCTtctttgcatga